A stretch of the Terriglobia bacterium genome encodes the following:
- the trpC gene encoding indole-3-glycerol phosphate synthase TrpC produces MRTIIAARRRRVEEMRAGAPLETLRQAAESRSDFRDFAAALSGEVLSVIAELKKASPSRGLLRSNFRPREIAQSYQQAGASALSVLTEEEFFQGSLDDLKAARGAVRLPVLRKDFIIDEYQVYESAAAGADALLLIVAALEDKDLRHFLELSERLRVAALVEVHTAEELDRAIDSGAQVIGVNNRNLNTLEVSLETSFRLREKVPPRRLAVSESGIKSGADLERLSKAGFDAVLIGEHLMLAGDPGEELSRLLKSAPMLKMAGT; encoded by the coding sequence TTGAGGACCATCATCGCTGCCCGCCGGCGGCGCGTCGAAGAAATGCGCGCCGGCGCTCCTCTGGAGACGCTTCGCCAGGCGGCGGAATCGCGGTCTGACTTCCGGGATTTTGCCGCGGCGCTCTCCGGCGAGGTGTTAAGCGTAATTGCGGAGCTCAAGAAAGCGTCCCCATCAAGAGGGCTGCTGCGGTCCAACTTTCGCCCTCGGGAAATCGCGCAATCCTACCAGCAGGCGGGCGCTTCGGCGCTTTCCGTTTTGACGGAAGAAGAGTTTTTCCAGGGCTCGCTCGATGACCTGAAGGCCGCGCGCGGAGCAGTCCGCCTGCCCGTGCTGCGCAAGGACTTTATCATTGACGAATACCAGGTGTACGAATCCGCGGCCGCTGGCGCTGACGCGCTCCTCCTGATTGTCGCGGCCCTCGAGGACAAGGACCTGAGGCATTTCCTCGAACTTTCAGAACGGCTGAGGGTGGCCGCGCTGGTGGAAGTCCACACAGCGGAAGAGCTGGACCGGGCCATCGACTCCGGCGCGCAAGTGATAGGAGTCAACAATCGCAATCTGAATACACTTGAGGTCAGCTTGGAAACTTCTTTCCGGCTCCGCGAGAAGGTTCCTCCCAGGCGCCTGGCCGTCAGCGAGAGTGGAATCAAGAGCGGCGCGGATTTGGAAAGGCTGTCGAAAGCGGGATTTGACGCTGTCCTGATCGGCGAGCACCTGATGCTGGCGGGCGATCCGGGAGAAGAATTATCACGCCTTCTCAAGAGCGCTCCAATGCTCAAAATGGCCGGGACCTGA
- a CDS encoding sugar kinase: MADVVTFGEAMIRLAPPHFQRLEQTNSLDVQVGGGELNVAVGVSRLGLTSTWVSRLPRNPLARLLENRVRQAGVDTSQIVWAEGGRLGLYFVEFGAAPRPSSVLYDRSYSAISAIEPGEVDWRSVFAGAKWFHTSGITPALSGSAAAVMREGLEAARRAGVTVSYDLNYRGKLWTPEKARDVQEPLMELVDVLITTEEDTGVVFKIKASGAADDQAFKEISAGSYEEVAQRLQEKFKFKAVAITLRENPLVWRNTWSAIAYADGKFYEDVKYDLEIVDRVGGGDSFSAGFVYGYLVKKSYEAAVRYGNAFSALKQTIPGDFNWATLDEVEKLMKGASLRVAR; the protein is encoded by the coding sequence ATGGCGGATGTTGTAACTTTTGGCGAAGCCATGATTCGGCTTGCGCCTCCACACTTTCAGCGGCTGGAGCAGACAAATTCTCTGGACGTCCAGGTCGGCGGCGGCGAGCTGAATGTAGCGGTGGGCGTGAGCCGTCTGGGGCTAACGAGCACCTGGGTTTCCCGGCTGCCCCGGAATCCTCTGGCGCGACTGCTGGAGAACCGGGTGCGGCAGGCGGGCGTTGATACCTCGCAAATCGTGTGGGCGGAAGGCGGCCGGCTCGGCCTCTACTTTGTGGAATTTGGCGCCGCGCCGCGGCCGAGTTCCGTTCTGTATGATCGCTCGTATTCGGCCATTTCCGCTATCGAGCCCGGCGAGGTGGACTGGAGGAGTGTGTTTGCGGGCGCAAAATGGTTTCACACCAGCGGTATTACTCCAGCGTTGAGCGGTTCCGCGGCGGCCGTCATGCGTGAAGGTCTGGAAGCCGCCAGGCGCGCGGGCGTTACCGTCAGCTATGATCTTAACTATCGGGGAAAGCTGTGGACACCGGAAAAAGCGCGAGACGTGCAGGAGCCGCTGATGGAATTGGTCGATGTCCTGATTACGACGGAAGAAGATACCGGCGTGGTTTTCAAGATCAAGGCATCGGGTGCGGCCGACGATCAGGCATTCAAAGAGATTTCCGCGGGCAGCTACGAGGAAGTGGCCCAGCGCCTTCAGGAGAAATTCAAGTTCAAGGCGGTGGCCATCACCTTGCGAGAAAATCCGCTGGTATGGCGAAATACGTGGTCGGCCATCGCGTACGCCGATGGCAAGTTTTATGAAGACGTTAAGTACGACCTTGAGATTGTGGACCGCGTCGGCGGCGGCGATTCATTCAGCGCTGGATTCGTCTATGGGTATCTTGTGAAGAAGTCTTACGAAGCCGCTGTGCGTTATGGGAATGCGTTTAGCGCGCTCAAGCAGACCATTCCCGGTGACTTTAACTGGGCGACACTGGACGAAGTGGAAAAATTAATGAAGGGCGCGAGCCTGCGCGTGGCCCGTTAG
- a CDS encoding SDR family NAD(P)-dependent oxidoreductase, with the protein MVDFKDRVAIITGGTGALGHAVVLDLLKDGTRVAVPYLGQDGWRTLQAAAGNSSGRLMGGPVDLNKSPDVEAFISNVLERYGRVDFLVCVAGGFAAGKSFETDDQAWDQMMGLNLMSVVRMLRPLVPLMIRQNFGRIVTVSSGAILHGGGAGIAPYAVSKGAVLQLTEVLAQELGSYDVRAHCILPGTMDTPANRKAMPNADFSKWVRTEDVAKVIHFLLSDQSRAVRSVAVPVLG; encoded by the coding sequence ATGGTGGATTTTAAGGATCGAGTGGCAATTATCACGGGCGGAACAGGTGCTCTGGGCCATGCCGTTGTTCTGGATCTGCTCAAGGATGGGACGCGTGTCGCAGTGCCTTATCTGGGTCAGGATGGGTGGCGAACACTCCAAGCGGCTGCCGGCAATTCCTCTGGCCGTCTGATGGGTGGGCCCGTGGACCTCAATAAGTCGCCGGATGTAGAAGCGTTCATTTCCAATGTGTTGGAGCGTTATGGCCGGGTGGATTTTCTGGTCTGCGTGGCGGGAGGGTTTGCGGCAGGCAAGAGTTTCGAAACTGATGACCAGGCGTGGGACCAGATGATGGGCCTTAACCTCATGAGCGTCGTCCGCATGTTGCGGCCGCTGGTTCCCCTGATGATCCGCCAGAATTTCGGGCGAATCGTCACCGTTTCGAGTGGCGCCATCCTGCATGGCGGGGGCGCAGGAATTGCGCCTTATGCCGTCTCCAAAGGCGCGGTTCTGCAACTCACCGAGGTCCTTGCGCAGGAGCTTGGGAGCTATGATGTTCGGGCGCACTGCATCTTGCCCGGGACCATGGATACACCGGCAAACCGGAAAGCGATGCCGAACGCGGACTTCTCAAAATGGGTCCGGACTGAAGACGTGGCAAAGGTGATCCATTTTCTTTTGAGCGACCAGTCGCGTGCCGTGCGCAGCGTTGCAGTGCCTGTGCTCGGCTAA
- the eda gene encoding bifunctional 4-hydroxy-2-oxoglutarate aldolase/2-dehydro-3-deoxy-phosphogluconate aldolase, with amino-acid sequence MPWCREKVINRLREVGVVPIVRVSNPNDAFKTVEAVVAGGVPVVEITMGVPNALRVMEQVVEQFGESVLLGAGTVLDSETCRAALLAGAEFIVTPCLDLKVIETSRRYSKACIPGALTPTEIVTAWQAGADMVKVFPCGPVGGPNYLRSLRGPLPQIDFVPTGGVDLETTPDYIRAGAAAVAVGGELVSRKALEEGKTEIITANARKFLEAVRTARAGLQK; translated from the coding sequence ATGCCCTGGTGCAGAGAGAAGGTGATAAACCGGCTGCGAGAAGTGGGGGTTGTTCCCATTGTCCGCGTGTCGAATCCGAACGACGCTTTCAAGACGGTCGAGGCGGTTGTCGCCGGAGGCGTTCCGGTTGTGGAGATCACGATGGGCGTGCCGAATGCCCTTCGCGTGATGGAGCAGGTGGTTGAGCAGTTTGGAGAAAGCGTATTGCTGGGAGCCGGCACGGTCCTGGATTCGGAAACGTGCCGCGCTGCGTTGCTGGCCGGCGCCGAATTTATCGTGACTCCTTGTCTTGACCTCAAAGTTATTGAGACTTCGCGTCGATACAGCAAGGCGTGCATTCCCGGCGCCCTGACGCCGACGGAAATTGTGACGGCGTGGCAGGCCGGGGCGGACATGGTGAAAGTGTTTCCCTGTGGTCCGGTTGGCGGACCGAATTATCTCAGGTCGCTGCGAGGCCCGCTCCCGCAGATTGACTTTGTTCCGACCGGCGGCGTTGATCTGGAAACTACGCCGGATTACATCCGCGCCGGGGCGGCCGCGGTGGCCGTCGGCGGAGAACTCGTGTCACGCAAGGCCCTCGAGGAAGGGAAAACGGAAATTATCACCGCGAATGCCCGCAAATTCCTGGAGGCCGTCCGCACTGCCAGGGCTGGGCTGCAGAAATAA
- a CDS encoding glycoside hydrolase family 3 C-terminal domain-containing protein yields the protein MRAKAPYRLMIAGVALGLMAVLVPATFAPTQTGSDPWMNPSLSAERRADLLIHVMTLKDKVGLMHGIDRKEHPFKGYVGYVPANPRLHIPALKLADGRAGVGNKATEVTLLPAPIAVAASWDTSLLEAFGKVIGKEQWGKGTNVELGPTIDVVRVPEWGRTFETYGEDPYFNGQMAAAEIKGIQSQGPIANANMYLTMNQESDRFHIDSIVDERTLQEIYLPPFQAAVSGGVGTFMCAYIKTNGVYSCENSHVLGDLLKNQLDFGGWVMSDWGGTHSTAASASAGLDQEMPDDRYYGQALEKAVTNGQVNMANLNEHVRRILITMFRHGLFDRQQSGNWDSNVRSPEHDVFSRSAAEQGTVLLKNQGDILPLSGASSIAVIGADGGDKPQVEGTGSSAVIAPYVVSPLEGIRKRAGGGSRVTYSDGRDLADAARAAKSAAVAIVFVSTVEGEGHDRPNLVLPGNQDNLVSTVAAANPKTIVVLNTGGPVLMPWVESVRGIIEAWYPGQEDGNAIAAILFGDVNPGGRLPLTFPRTADKVPTSSPQQWPGVNGKSVYSEKLNVGYRWYDATGAEPLFPFGFGLSYTTFRLSRLEVAAARLSKGAGVVNATVDVTNTGRRAGAEVVEAYISQPPGNGEPPRQLCAFDKVFLKPGETRQVRLSIAPRALSYYDTSVRRWVSRAGTYRILVGTSSRDLPLRSDVTLTDASH from the coding sequence ATGAGAGCCAAAGCTCCCTACAGGTTAATGATTGCCGGCGTGGCGCTTGGACTGATGGCCGTATTGGTTCCGGCGACATTCGCGCCGACACAGACAGGCAGCGATCCGTGGATGAATCCGTCGCTCTCCGCCGAGCGCAGGGCCGACCTGCTGATCCATGTGATGACGCTCAAAGACAAGGTCGGCCTGATGCACGGCATCGACCGGAAAGAGCATCCGTTCAAGGGATATGTAGGTTATGTTCCGGCGAACCCGCGGCTCCATATTCCTGCGTTGAAGCTCGCCGATGGGCGTGCGGGTGTGGGGAACAAGGCCACTGAAGTAACGCTTCTGCCGGCCCCCATTGCCGTTGCCGCCAGTTGGGACACGTCTTTACTGGAAGCCTTTGGCAAGGTCATCGGCAAAGAGCAGTGGGGGAAGGGAACAAATGTTGAACTGGGTCCCACCATCGACGTGGTTCGCGTTCCCGAGTGGGGAAGGACTTTTGAAACCTACGGCGAGGATCCCTATTTCAACGGGCAGATGGCTGCGGCCGAGATCAAGGGTATCCAGAGCCAGGGGCCCATTGCCAACGCGAACATGTATCTGACCATGAACCAGGAAAGCGACCGCTTCCATATCGATTCGATTGTGGATGAGAGGACCCTGCAGGAAATTTATTTGCCGCCATTTCAGGCCGCGGTTTCGGGCGGTGTCGGCACTTTCATGTGCGCCTACATCAAGACGAACGGCGTCTACTCCTGTGAGAACTCGCACGTGCTGGGTGATCTTCTCAAGAATCAACTCGATTTTGGCGGCTGGGTCATGAGCGACTGGGGCGGCACTCATTCCACGGCTGCTTCCGCAAGTGCAGGCCTGGACCAGGAAATGCCCGACGATCGCTACTATGGACAGGCGCTTGAAAAAGCCGTTACAAACGGCCAAGTGAACATGGCGAATCTGAATGAGCACGTCAGGAGAATCCTGATAACGATGTTCCGGCACGGCCTGTTTGACCGGCAACAGTCTGGCAACTGGGACTCCAACGTTCGAAGCCCGGAGCACGACGTCTTTTCACGCAGCGCGGCCGAGCAGGGAACCGTCCTGCTGAAGAACCAGGGTGACATCCTTCCGCTCTCCGGCGCCTCTTCCATTGCCGTGATCGGCGCAGATGGCGGAGATAAGCCGCAGGTTGAGGGCACGGGCAGTTCCGCCGTCATCGCGCCGTATGTGGTGAGTCCGCTGGAAGGCATCCGCAAGCGCGCGGGCGGGGGCAGCCGGGTGACCTACTCGGACGGCAGGGACCTCGCCGATGCCGCTCGGGCGGCGAAGTCTGCCGCGGTCGCAATTGTGTTTGTGAGTACCGTCGAGGGTGAAGGCCATGACCGGCCGAACCTTGTGCTGCCAGGTAACCAGGACAATCTCGTCTCAACTGTGGCCGCGGCTAATCCTAAGACCATTGTGGTTTTGAACACGGGCGGTCCGGTGCTGATGCCCTGGGTTGAAAGCGTTCGCGGCATCATCGAAGCGTGGTATCCAGGGCAGGAAGACGGCAATGCCATTGCGGCAATACTGTTCGGAGACGTTAATCCCGGAGGAAGACTGCCGCTGACTTTTCCTCGAACAGCGGACAAAGTTCCGACCAGTTCTCCGCAGCAATGGCCCGGGGTCAACGGAAAGTCCGTCTACAGCGAGAAGCTCAACGTCGGTTACCGGTGGTATGATGCCACCGGAGCCGAGCCTCTATTTCCCTTCGGTTTTGGCTTGTCGTACACCACCTTCCGGCTCAGCCGTCTCGAAGTCGCGGCCGCTCGCCTCAGTAAAGGGGCAGGCGTCGTTAACGCGACGGTCGATGTCACCAACACGGGCCGCCGCGCCGGGGCTGAAGTGGTTGAGGCCTACATCAGCCAGCCTCCCGGGAACGGCGAGCCGCCACGACAGTTGTGTGCTTTTGACAAGGTGTTTTTGAAACCGGGTGAGACCAGACAGGTTCGCCTTTCCATCGCGCCTCGCGCACTTTCGTATTACGACACATCAGTGCGCCGCTGGGTTTCTCGCGCAGGCACTTACCGGATTCTGGTAGGAACTTCTTCCCGAGACCTCCCGTTGCGGAGCGATGTCACCTTAACGGACGCTTCGCACTGA
- the otsB gene encoding trehalose-phosphatase: MAKHVVVFLDFDGTLVRLRHTPGEVFLGGPARRVLRKLARHRKITLCFISGRQLDDLQLRAPVEGAIYFGLHGWERSNGTPPDLPGTRQVRQAMKWVQQQVRGIPGIKVEDKGICFGVHYRAARKPAVQKTYAIVTAALTRLGPGFGLLAGKKIWEIYPIDMGNKGKAAEDLLQKLPGRKLVIYAGDDTTDETAFALLQDGVTIRVGKFRETKANFYLKGPAEVLMALKRLEESLA, from the coding sequence GTGGCGAAGCATGTCGTTGTGTTTCTCGATTTCGACGGCACTCTGGTGCGATTGCGCCATACGCCCGGGGAGGTGTTCCTTGGCGGGCCCGCCCGGCGCGTGCTGCGAAAATTGGCCCGCCACAGGAAGATCACTCTGTGTTTCATCAGCGGGCGGCAACTCGATGACTTGCAGCTCCGGGCGCCGGTGGAAGGCGCCATCTATTTCGGGCTGCACGGCTGGGAGCGAAGCAACGGAACCCCCCCCGACCTGCCCGGCACACGCCAGGTCCGGCAGGCCATGAAATGGGTCCAGCAGCAGGTCCGCGGCATTCCGGGAATTAAAGTGGAGGACAAGGGCATCTGTTTTGGCGTTCACTACCGGGCCGCCCGCAAGCCTGCGGTGCAGAAAACCTACGCCATTGTCACAGCAGCGCTGACCCGCCTGGGCCCCGGATTTGGCCTGTTGGCAGGGAAAAAGATCTGGGAAATTTATCCAATTGACATGGGAAACAAAGGAAAAGCTGCCGAAGACCTGCTTCAGAAGCTTCCGGGCCGCAAGCTGGTGATCTACGCCGGAGATGACACCACGGATGAAACAGCATTTGCGTTGCTGCAAGATGGCGTCACCATTCGGGTGGGAAAGTTCCGGGAAACGAAGGCGAATTTTTATCTCAAGGGCCCGGCGGAGGTCCTGATGGCCCTCAAGAGACTGGAAGAGAGTCTTGCTTAA
- a CDS encoding trehalose-6-phosphate synthase, translated as MRIRHRLIISLTISITLVAFVFAYFQVRSQKRSLRSDLEKRAAVLAESLVDNVQPLLASHSLVSLQQLLDRFENREALDGVAVYDSHGNKIAVATTLENQTGAAPSAVGQALYRVKGVNQFFNLNGVPMQVYALPIQGNGGVEGVLAIYHNTSFIEDQSFRLWRDTFLRLLVETLLIAFICLLIIRISILEPVTKTAQWLRALRTGKGLRTASLPAEEIFQPIAREVTQLAKTLEVARTAAEEEARLREMGDVIWTAERLRVHVRNCFRDKPIFAVSNREPYMHVHENGGIKCVVPASGLVTSLEPILRACDGTWLAAGDGNADRETADDKSRLRVPPDDPHYTLRRVWLSKEEEQGFYLGFANEGLWPLCHIAHTRPIFREADWKQYKAVNQKFARALLEELEGTQDPAVLIHDYHFALLPRMVKEKRPDARVAIFWHIPWPNAEAFGICPWQRELLDGLLGADIAGFHIQNHCNNFLETVDRALECRIEWDRFAVNRRGHFTLVRPFPVSVVFENETADASTLAGPPEAENLLRELGAEGAVMGLGVDRMDYTKGIVERFWGVERFLEKYPAYQKQFSFVQIGAPSRTDIQQYRNLVHEIESEAHRINNRFMRGAWKPIILLKRHHSHEEIVRYYKSADFCMVTSLHDGMNLVAKEFVASRSDGQGVLILSRFTGACRELRDALVVNPYDTEQLAEAIKFAVSMDLEEKRLRMQRMRRVVREHNTYRWAASLVRELSEVRLEKPEPVRVR; from the coding sequence ATGCGGATTCGCCACAGGCTCATCATATCCCTGACCATCAGCATTACGCTGGTAGCCTTTGTCTTCGCCTACTTTCAGGTACGTTCCCAAAAGCGTTCACTTCGAAGTGATCTGGAGAAACGCGCAGCAGTGCTTGCGGAAAGCCTTGTTGACAACGTCCAGCCTTTACTCGCCAGCCATTCCCTCGTCTCTTTGCAGCAGCTTCTGGACCGATTCGAAAACCGCGAAGCCCTCGACGGAGTTGCGGTTTACGACAGTCACGGAAACAAAATCGCAGTTGCCACAACACTCGAGAACCAAACGGGCGCTGCTCCTTCTGCGGTCGGCCAGGCACTTTATCGGGTCAAGGGAGTGAACCAGTTCTTCAATTTGAATGGCGTACCCATGCAGGTCTATGCGCTGCCCATTCAAGGGAATGGGGGCGTGGAAGGTGTGCTGGCGATCTACCACAACACGAGCTTCATTGAGGACCAGTCTTTCCGTCTCTGGCGCGATACATTTCTCCGCCTGCTGGTGGAAACGCTCCTCATCGCTTTCATCTGCCTGCTGATTATCCGCATCAGCATTCTGGAGCCGGTCACAAAGACCGCCCAGTGGCTGCGTGCGCTGCGGACTGGCAAGGGTCTTCGGACGGCTTCGTTGCCGGCTGAGGAGATTTTCCAGCCGATCGCGCGCGAGGTAACACAACTGGCCAAAACCCTGGAAGTCGCCCGAACAGCCGCCGAAGAAGAAGCCCGTTTGCGAGAAATGGGTGACGTCATCTGGACGGCGGAGCGCCTGCGGGTGCATGTGCGAAATTGCTTTCGCGATAAACCGATTTTTGCCGTTTCCAACCGCGAGCCGTATATGCACGTGCACGAGAATGGCGGAATCAAGTGCGTGGTGCCGGCCAGCGGTCTGGTCACTTCGCTTGAACCCATCCTGCGGGCCTGCGACGGAACATGGCTGGCAGCCGGAGATGGAAACGCCGACCGCGAGACGGCGGATGATAAGAGCCGCCTGCGCGTGCCGCCAGATGACCCCCATTACACGTTGCGGAGGGTCTGGCTCAGCAAAGAGGAAGAACAGGGATTCTACCTCGGATTCGCCAACGAAGGCCTCTGGCCGCTCTGCCACATCGCTCACACGCGCCCCATCTTCCGCGAGGCGGACTGGAAGCAGTATAAGGCTGTGAACCAGAAGTTTGCCAGGGCCTTGCTGGAGGAACTGGAGGGCACGCAGGACCCCGCCGTTTTGATCCACGATTATCATTTTGCCTTGCTGCCGCGGATGGTAAAGGAGAAGCGGCCGGATGCCCGGGTCGCCATCTTCTGGCACATTCCCTGGCCAAATGCCGAGGCTTTCGGCATCTGCCCCTGGCAGCGAGAATTGCTGGACGGGCTGCTGGGTGCTGATATCGCCGGTTTCCACATTCAGAACCATTGCAACAATTTTCTTGAGACGGTTGACCGCGCCCTCGAATGCCGGATTGAATGGGACCGGTTTGCCGTCAACCGGCGTGGACACTTCACGCTGGTCCGCCCATTTCCGGTAAGCGTCGTCTTCGAAAACGAGACGGCGGACGCGTCAACACTCGCAGGACCTCCCGAGGCTGAAAACCTCCTGAGAGAGCTTGGAGCGGAAGGCGCCGTGATGGGACTGGGCGTCGATCGCATGGATTACACGAAAGGGATCGTTGAACGTTTCTGGGGCGTCGAAAGGTTCCTCGAAAAATATCCTGCCTATCAGAAACAGTTCAGCTTTGTCCAGATTGGCGCTCCCAGCCGTACAGACATCCAGCAGTACCGCAACCTGGTGCATGAAATTGAATCGGAGGCCCACCGCATTAACAATCGTTTCATGCGAGGTGCATGGAAACCCATCATCCTCCTGAAACGGCATCACAGCCACGAGGAGATCGTACGCTACTACAAATCGGCTGACTTTTGCATGGTGACCTCGCTCCACGACGGCATGAACCTGGTGGCCAAAGAATTTGTCGCCTCGCGCAGTGACGGCCAGGGGGTCCTCATCTTAAGCCGCTTTACGGGGGCCTGTCGCGAACTGCGAGATGCGCTGGTTGTCAATCCCTACGATACGGAGCAACTGGCGGAAGCCATTAAATTCGCCGTGTCGATGGACCTCGAAGAGAAAAGGTTGCGGATGCAGCGCATGCGACGCGTAGTCCGTGAGCATAACACCTATCGCTGGGCGGCCAGCCTGGTCCGCGAGCTCTCGGAAGTGCGGCTGGAAAAGCCCGAGCCGGTAAGAGTACGGTAG
- a CDS encoding phosphoribosylanthranilate isomerase, which yields MPTRIKVCGITRLEDALLAVELGAEALGFNFYRPSPRYIDSATARAIIQSLPPFVTAVGVYANETEMDRVTAIAQEAGVGVIQLHGPRFPDFDGLPTAYPLIRAVAVGDGFKAESLSNLRANGFLLDACHPNLSGGTGKSFDWEVAREANRYGTIIVAGGLNPGNVGRAIQTVRPFAVDVASGVESGPGQKDSALLRAFFAAVRAADRNL from the coding sequence ATGCCGACCAGAATCAAAGTCTGCGGGATTACGCGCCTTGAAGACGCACTGCTGGCGGTCGAGCTTGGGGCCGAAGCGCTGGGCTTCAACTTCTATCGTCCTTCGCCGCGTTACATCGATTCCGCGACGGCCCGCGCCATCATTCAGTCCCTGCCGCCATTTGTGACGGCGGTTGGCGTCTACGCGAACGAGACGGAAATGGACCGCGTCACCGCCATTGCGCAAGAGGCCGGCGTTGGCGTCATTCAGCTTCACGGACCTCGGTTCCCTGATTTTGATGGACTGCCAACCGCCTACCCTTTGATTCGGGCGGTGGCTGTGGGAGACGGTTTCAAGGCCGAATCGCTTTCAAATCTGCGCGCCAACGGTTTTCTTCTGGACGCCTGTCACCCAAACCTGAGCGGTGGAACAGGAAAGTCGTTTGATTGGGAAGTGGCGCGCGAAGCAAACAGATATGGGACCATCATCGTGGCAGGCGGCTTGAATCCGGGCAACGTTGGACGCGCCATTCAAACGGTCCGGCCGTTCGCCGTGGATGTTGCAAGCGGCGTGGAATCCGGGCCGGGGCAGAAAGACTCGGCGCTGCTTCGCGCGTTTTTTGCTGCGGTCCGGGCGGCAGACCGCAACCTGTAA
- the serC gene encoding 3-phosphoserine/phosphohydroxythreonine transaminase encodes MSTPHEANAPAHSSAMAAGRVFNFSPGPAMLPDAVMSRVQQEFLNYGGVGASIIEISHRSKDFMAVVDEAVALFRELVSLPENYAVLFVHGGARMQFSAIPMNLVGLKPAHRAAYVETGVFSGTAIKDAVPYGTIETVASGRGDNFVRIPELDMGRVPADTSYLHITTNNTAYGTRWNKFPEAGDIPVVADTTSEILSRVMDYSRFGVVYASLQKNLGPGGTAIVVIRKDLLGHALPMTPPLLDYAAVEKGQSLINTPSTFNIYFTREVLRWMKDLGGVSEMERRNNQKAQLLYSALDQSSFYKPLVDKAHRSTMNVTFDLPSPEALEAFLKQAGRQGLYSLKGYRAVGGVRASIYNGMPLAGVEALVAFMKEFERSHG; translated from the coding sequence ATGTCCACACCTCATGAAGCAAATGCGCCTGCGCATTCATCGGCGATGGCGGCAGGGAGGGTTTTCAACTTCAGTCCGGGGCCGGCCATGCTTCCCGACGCCGTCATGTCCCGCGTGCAGCAGGAGTTCCTGAATTATGGCGGCGTTGGCGCCTCCATCATCGAAATCAGCCATCGCTCCAAAGACTTCATGGCCGTGGTGGATGAGGCCGTTGCGCTTTTTCGAGAACTTGTTTCGCTCCCGGAAAACTATGCAGTGCTTTTCGTACACGGCGGGGCCCGCATGCAGTTTTCCGCGATACCGATGAACCTGGTCGGGCTGAAGCCGGCGCACCGCGCAGCCTACGTTGAAACGGGAGTGTTCTCCGGCACCGCGATCAAGGACGCTGTTCCTTATGGCACCATTGAGACAGTCGCCAGCGGCCGAGGTGACAACTTCGTGCGCATCCCGGAACTGGACATGGGCCGTGTCCCTGCGGACACTTCTTATCTCCACATCACCACCAACAACACAGCCTACGGAACGCGTTGGAACAAGTTTCCCGAAGCTGGTGATATACCCGTGGTCGCCGATACGACTTCAGAGATTTTGTCGCGCGTAATGGATTATTCACGTTTTGGGGTTGTTTATGCGAGCCTCCAGAAGAACCTGGGTCCGGGCGGGACCGCCATCGTCGTCATCCGCAAAGACCTTCTCGGCCACGCCCTGCCAATGACGCCGCCGCTGCTCGATTACGCTGCCGTGGAAAAGGGCCAGTCGCTCATCAATACGCCGAGCACCTTCAACATTTATTTCACTCGTGAAGTTTTGCGCTGGATGAAAGACCTGGGAGGCGTCAGCGAAATGGAACGCCGCAACAATCAGAAGGCCCAACTCCTCTACAGCGCGCTTGACCAGTCGAGTTTTTACAAACCGCTGGTGGACAAAGCGCACCGTTCCACGATGAACGTCACGTTTGACCTGCCTTCGCCAGAGGCGCTGGAAGCATTCCTCAAGCAGGCTGGCCGGCAAGGGCTGTACTCGTTGAAGGGTTACCGAGCGGTCGGGGGAGTGCGCGCTTCAATTTACAACGGTATGCCGCTCGCAGGCGTCGAGGCACTCGTCGCCTTTATGAAAGAGTTTGAGCGATCGCATGGATAG